The Anoplolepis gracilipes chromosome 17, ASM4749672v1, whole genome shotgun sequence genome window below encodes:
- the LOC140675219 gene encoding kinesin-like protein KIF13A isoform X6 has protein sequence MASDKIKVAVRVRPFNRRELELGTQCVVEMTGQQTILQHPITMDKIDRNKPKTFAFDHCFYSLEPGTENFASQDVVFDALGRDILDNAFQGYNACIFAYGQTGSGKSYTMMGSGENKGIIPRLCDSLFDMIAKQQSSELTYKVEVSYMEIYNEKVHDLLDPKQNKQSLKVREHNVLGPYVDGLSQLAVTSFQDIDNLMAEGNKSRTVAATNMNSESSRSHAVFSVILTQTLTDSKSGVSGEKVSRMSLVDLAGSERAVKTGAVGDRLKEGSNINKSLTTLGLVISKLADQNSVNNNKKKDNFVPYRDSVLTWLLKDNLGGNSKTVMVATISPAADNYEETLSTLRYADRAKRIVNHAVVNEDPNARIIRELRQEVETLKEMLLHATGSIVGQQRTDITEKLSESERLMKEMSQTWEEKLVKTERLQHERQQALEKMGISVQASGIQVEKSKYYLVNLNDDPSLNELLVYYLKERTLVGGRSAKTEQDIQLHGLGILPEHCVITIEESGLYMTPLNGARCFVNGTQVVDKTLLQHGDRIVWGNHHFFRVNCPRSATAINSEPQTPAQNIDYNFAREELMLNELSNDPIQRAIARLEKQHEEDKQVALEKQRQEYERQFQQLRNILSPSTPYSPYVPYDPLRGSQSGKLPACTPTTQMRVEKWAQERDEMFKRSLGQLKTDILKANALVQEANFLAEEMGKQTKFSVTLQIPPNNLSPNRKSVFFQRGAFVSEPAILVKRANTGSQVWSMEKLENKLVDMREMYEDPHNYQRLSAIKDELPGKTQDPFYESQENHNLIGVANIFLEVLFHDVRLDYHTPIISQQGEVAGRLQVEISRISGQFPQDRICEAASESSADSTSSEPEDYSGGSSHITCRVTIKQATGLPLSLSHFVFCQYMFWGHPELIAVPPIVNAELPNSNCIIGQRDSLAFKFDHTKDFTVPITEEFMEHAAEGALSIEVWGHRSAGFSRSKPGWEVEQQQLAKARSLADRWSELTRKIELWVEIQELNEQGEYSPVEVAVKQDTCTGGIYQLRQGQQRRIQVRVKPVQNSGTLPIICQSILNIAVGSVSVRNRLQIPLDSYQDEDLSILREKWSDALMRRRQYLDQQIQKLINKQDKTEQDMEREQSLVDQWVSLTEERNAVLVPAAGSGIPGAPADWTPPAGMEPHIPVLFLDLNADDLSTHQSGEEVSVTGLNSILPKEHGNKFYNLPIIRHLEKDVCAIAAWDSSIHDNVHLNRVTDANERVFLILKTTVRLSHPAPMDLVLRKRLALNIYKRQSITDRIFKRIVRTDCLAQTGVTYEVVSNIPKASEELEDRESLAQIAASGEDNSLCDGETYIEKYTRGVSAVESILTLDRLRQSVAVKELLQAQGQPLMRKTASVPNFSQIMRFDTSMDSLNVTRSESVTDLNTELNGLPHPRRASIGHTRNDENFISAPPKPFGIASPNIVSSKLGPRMTTLHEETSNVGNQAFTPINDDDEEKSDADYSEYEAYQAPPKPVKPLTSSRTLDSLVELQSTKINTPSMSSSGYGSQAVSTTNLTSEDSISIKSISVDETPDLEYRNPIDNKKPEKMDSSLVEETPEEYLGEVNSALDNLDISQSACTEEYSKKNLEETATYVDTDIDSPISSTKSENETNSNVIHIETRKKSTHDQIFDDRRKSTVEISQASNSGDDSPTEGTSVVHTKLPPGKVVRRKKTCSGTGRPTSSQHRASFPMVRPQFSESKAAARLEQTLQPNMPYENGDNSSSERIDADDVSDKSSAFGSRHDLTRMETIVPDWVVVGESVLVRPYSYSGVIAYVGPTEFASGTWIGVELDAPTGKNDGAVNGHRYFSCRPKCGIFVKVDKLIQDRRGRALRSYTKQESAPAPSTLMRRSISKGEGLHSLHRSRSRGEGLSTAGTLRSFSRGK, from the exons AGCTGGAACTCGGTACGCAATGCGTCGTCGAGATGACAGGGCAGCAAACCATCTTACAGCATCCTATCACGATGGACAAAATCGATCG GAACAAGCCGAAAACTTTCGCTTTCGACCACTGTTTTTATTCCCTGGAACCTGGAACGGAGAATTTTGCGAGTCAAGATGTCGTTTTCGATGCCCTGGGTCGTGATATTTTGGATAATGCATTTCAGGGATACAACGCCTGTATATTTGCCTACGGACAAACCG GCTCCGGAAAGTCTTACACAATGATGGGTAGTGGCGAGAACAAAGGGATAATACCACGCTTGTGCGACAGTCTCTTTGACATGATAGCGAAGCAACAAAGTTCCGAGCTCACGTACAAGGTTGAGGTCTCGTACATGGAGATCTACAACGAGAAGGTGCACGATCTCTTGGATCCAAAACAAAACAAACAATCGCTCAAAGTCAGAGAGCACAATGTCCTGGGGCCCTACGTAGACGGACTTAGTCAATTGGCAGTTACTTCCTTTCAG GATATCGACAATCTTATGGCGGAGGGCAACAAGTCGCGGACCGTCGCTGCGACGAATATGAATTCCGAGAGCTCCCGTTCGCACGCCGTATTCTCGGTAATCCTCACGCAAACGTTAACCGATTCGAAAAGCGGGGTTAGCGGAGAAAAGGTCTCGCGGATGAGCTTGGTGGATTTAGCTGGAAGCGAAAGGGCTGTGAAAACTGGAGCAGTGGGTGATAGACTTAAAGAAGGAAGCAATATTAACAA GTCCCTAACGACGTTGGGTCTAGTCATTTCGAAATTGGCGGATCAGAATTCTGTCAACAACAACAAGAAGAAGGATAACTTTGTGCCGTATAGAGATTCAGTCCTTACATGGCTCTTGaag gaTAATCTTGGGGGCAACAGCAAAACTGTTATGGTGGCCACTATATCGCCGGCAGCGGACAATTATGAAGAAACGTTATCAACTCTCCGATATGCCGATAGAGCGAAGAGGATAGTCAATCATGCCGTGGTTAATGAAGATCCTAATGCCAGAATTATTCGTGAACTCAGACAAGAGGTCGAAACATTGAAGGAAATGTTGTTACACGCCACA GGATCTATTGTCGGCCAACAGCGTACAGACATTACGGAAAAGCTATCAGAATCAGAACGATTGATGAAGGAAATGTCACAGACATGGGAGGAGAAGCTAGTGAAAACCGAGAGATTACAACATGAGAGGCAGCAGGCTCTCGAAAAAATGGGGATAAGCGTACAAGCGTCCGGCATTCAAGTAGAAAAGAGCAAGTACTACTTGGTTAATTTAAACGATGATCCAAGTTTGAACGAGTTATTGGTTTATTACCTTAAG GAAAGGACTCTCGTAGGTGGTCGTTCGGCCAAGACAGAACAGGATATTCAATTGCACGGCTTGGGTATACTACCAGAACATTGTGTTATCACGATAGAAGAGTCAGGTCTGTACATGACGCCGTTGAATGGTGCTCGATGCTTTGTCAACGGTACGCAAGTCGTAGACAAGACTCTGTTACAACATGGCGATAGAATTGTTTGGGGAAATCATCATTTCTTCAGAGTCAACTGTCCAAGAAGCGCTACAG CAATCAATAGCGAACCGCAAACTCCCGCTCAGAATATCGACTACAACTTTGCCAGAGAGGAGCTTATGCTTAATGAACTTTCGAACGATCCAATTCAACGAGCAATTGCGAGGCTGGAGAAACAACACGAGGAAGATAAACAg GTCGCTCTTGAAAAGCAACGGCAGGAATATGAACGACAGTTTCAACAGCTGCGCAACATATTGTCTCCCTCTACGCCGTATTCGCCTTATGTACCATACGATCCTCTGAGAGGTAGTCAAAGCGGAAAGCTCCCGGCTTGTACACCAACGACGCAAATGCGCGTAGAGAAGTGGGCACAGGAGCGAGACGAGATGTTCAAGCGGAGTTTAGGTCAATTGAAGACCGACATTTTAAAAGCCAATGCGTTGGTACAGGAGGCTAATTTCCTCGCGGAGGAGATGGGCAAACAGACGAAATTTAGCGTCACCCTGCAAATTCCTCCAAATAATCTAAGTCCAAATAGAAAG AGTGTATTCTTTCAGCGGGGCGCGTTTGTCAGTGAGCCCGCAATTTTAGTGAAGAGAGCGAATACGGGTAGTCAAGTGTGGTCTATGGAAAaactagaaaataaattgGTCGATATGCGAGAAATGTACGAGGATCCTCACAATTATCAACGATTATCTGCGATTAAG gaCGAGTTGCCAGGAAAAACACAAGATCCATTTTATGAATCCCAGGAGAATCACAATCTTATCGGCGtcgcaaatattttcttagaaGTGCTATTCCATGACGTACGGTTAGATTATCACACTCCAATTATTAGTCAGCAAGGAGAGGTCGCTGGTCGACTGCAAGTCGAAATAAGTCGCATATCCGGGCAATTTCCTCAAGATCGGATTTGCGAGGCCGCTTCAGAATCTTCCGCGGACTCGACGTCCTCCGAACCGGAGGATTATTCCGGAGGATCTAGCCACATTACTTGTCGTGTAACAATAAAACAGGCCACCGGTTTACCGCTCTCGTTAAGCCATTTTGTGTTTTGTCAATATATGTTTTGGGGTCACCCAGAACTGATAGCCGTACCACCTATAGTAAACGCGGAATTACCTAACTCGAATTGCATCATCGGACAGAGAGATTCGTTGGCATTTAAGTTTGATCATACAAAGGATTTCACCGTACCAATTACGGAGGAATTTATGGAACATGCTGCAG AGGGAGCGTTGAGTATAGAGGTATGGGGCCATCGCAGCGCAGGTTTCTCACGTAGTAAACCTGGATGGGAAGTGGAGCAACAACAATTGGCGAAAGCTAGATCGCTCGCTGATCGATGGTCGGAATTAACGAGAAAGATCGAATTGTGGGTGGAGATACAAGAACTCAATGAGCAGGGAGAATATTCGCCCGTCGAAGTCGCAGTGAAGCAAGATACGTGTACAG GTGGCATTTATCAACTTCGGCAAGGCCAGCAACGTCGGATACAAGTACGAGTGAAACCGGTACAAAATTCCGGAACTCTGCCGATTATCTGTCAATCGATATTGAATATTGCCGTTGGGAGCGTATCCGTACGAAACCGACTGCAAATTCCATTAGATAGTTACCAAGATGAAGATCTGAGCATATTGAGAGAGAAGTGGAGCGATGCTTTAATGAGAAGACGACAGTATCTTGATCAACAAATTCAGAAACTCATTAATAAACaag ACAAAACGGAACAAGATATGGAGCGAGAACAAAGTCTAGTCGATCAGTGGGTTAGTCTTACAGAGGAACGAAATGCCGTTCTGGTTCCTGCGGCAGGCTCGGGTATTCCCGGTGCTCCTGCTGATTGGACTCCTCCTGCAGGAATGGAACCTCATATCCCCGTATTATTCCTCGATCTCAAcg CTGATGATCTCTCAACACATCAATCGGGAGAAGAAGTGTCAGTGACAGGATTGAACTCGATCCTACCTAAAGAACAtggaaacaaattttataatctaccGATCATTCGGCATTTGGAGAAAGACGTATGTGCCATCGCCGCTTGGGATTCCAGTATACATGACAACGTACATCTTAACAGAGTGACCGATG CAAACGAAAGAGTATTCTTAATCCTGAAGACGACCGTTCGCTTGTCACATCCGGCACCAATGGACCTTGTGCTGCGTAAAAGATTAGCTTTAAACATCTACAAGAGGCAGAGCATCACGGatagaattttcaagagaatcGTCCGAACTGATTGCTTAGCGCAAACCGGCGTCACCTATGAGGTAGTTTCAAACATACCAAAAGCGAGCGAAGAGCTAGAAGATCGCGAAAGCTTGGCGCAAATTGCTGCCAGTGGAGAAGATAATAGTTTATGCGACGGAGAAACATATATAG aaaaatatactcGCGGTGTGTCAGCTGTTGAAAGTATATTAACATTGGACCGATTACGACAAAGTGTCGCTGTAAAAGAATTGTTACAAGCACAAGGGCAGCCACTGATGCGGAAAACTGCGAGTGTTCCAAACTTCTCGCAG ATTATGAGATTCGACACGTCGATGGACTCGTTGAATGTTACTCGTTCGGAAAGCGTAACAGATCTTAATACAGAACTGAATGGTCTCCCACATCCGCGACGCGCGTCCATAGGTCACACGAGAAATGATGAAAATTTCATATCTGCACCGCCAAAGCCATTTGGAATTG CATCTCCAAATATAGTCAGTAGCAAACTGGGTCCTCGTATGACTACCTTGCATGAGGAAACGTCAAATGTTGGAAATCAAGCATTTACTCCCATCAATGACGATGACGAGGAGAAAAGCGACGCCGATTACTCTGAATATGAGGCATATCag GCTCCACCAAAACCGGTAAAGCCGTTAACTTCTTCACGCACACTGGATTCTTTGGTTGAGCTACAATCGACCAAGATCAACACGCCAAGTATGAGTAGTAGCGGTTACGGTTCTCAGGCTGTTTCCACGACAAATCTAACGTCGGAAGACTCCATTTCCATTAAATCCATCAGCGTGGACGAGACCCCGGATCTCGAGTATCGTAATCCTATCGATAACAAGAAACCTGAGAAGATGGATAGTTCCCTCGTTGAAGAAACGCCTGAAGAATATCTGGGCGAAGTAAACTCTGCGTTGGATAACTTGGATATCTCACAGAGCGCTTGCACAGAGG aatattctaaaaaaaatctagaagAGACGGCAACATACGTGGATACTGACATTGATAGCCCAATTTCTTCTACAAAGAGTGAAAATGAAACCAACAGTAACGTGATTCACATCGAAACTCGGAAGAAAAGCACACATGATCAGATTTTTGACGATAGGAGAAAAAGCACGGTGGAAATCAGTCAGGCATCTAATTCGGGAGATGATAGTCCCACGGAGGGGACCTCAGTCGTACATACCAAACTGCCACCCGGCAag gtCGTGCGAAGAAAAAAGACTTGTAGCGGTACTGGAAGGCCTACCAGTTCACAGCATAGAGCTTCGTTTCCTATGGTCCGTCCACAATTTTCCGAGAGTAAGGCTGCAGCACGTTTGGAACAAACGCTACAACCTAATATGCCATATGAAAACGGCGACAATAGTTCTTCGGAGAGAATCGACG CAGATGATGTCAGCGATAAAAGTTCGGCTTTTGGCTCAAGACACGATTTAACTCGAATGGAAACTATTGTACCAGATTGGGTCGTCGTTGGTGAATCAGTTTTGGTTCGTCCCTACAGTTATTCCGGAGTCATAGCATATGTCGGCCCTACAGAGTTTGCATCCGGAACTTGGATAGGAGTTGAACTTGACGCTCCAACTG GCAAGAATGATGGTGCTGTTAATGGTCACAGATATTTTAGTTGTAGACCAAAATGTGGTATATTTGTTAAAGTGGATAAGTTAATTCAAGATAGACGGGGACGAGCGCTTAGAAGTTACACCAAACAAGAATCTGCACCAGCACCATCCACGTTAATGCGCAGGAGCATTAGCAAGG GGGAAGGCTTACATTCCTTGCACCGAAGTCGCAGCCGAGGGGAAGGCCTCTCTACAGCAGGTACACTACGTTCTTTTTCACGCGGCAAATAA